A single Drechmeria coniospora strain ARSEF 6962 chromosome 03, whole genome shotgun sequence DNA region contains:
- a CDS encoding CHY zinc finger domain protein, whose product MISLQPEQKTSPGARAQAVTEPALRVVSRPVPSSQAEDPRGYQLEQLRRRFSPKEWAEESGSTVLVFKMAPSDPDFPFELAYLHCELRIPARYPDERPSLRVRNSDMPRGFGINIERGWERLAEAKKAATILSLVHSLDRNLEKYLSEQKAETVKLVTFKDTKDTRHLGPATAKTTSAASEKVKPESAQSPRPYVPEVVYTREQVAEAKARRAQEVRQLEARMGRVARFSRSADGVVFTIPMEPKRRSDLSPGLRSVNSLHLIVPLLYPLQDLRVQLNEAEAVDAEPVEDLFAQKAAEQKQMSLTSHVNYLAQNLHSLEKQARTLAAQAAKEKEKEKVPSETQGSARDSHAAGASEPATAGEKTHVKTIPRPPEWDRTADEEVDSSSSSSETEESDGGVATGAGEADGFATKGTKATTTQERGTMMSFPSIELHGIEVIQVSSLGVSVKCERCKTVNDMTGLKPGTEKVSSCKKCATQLTATFHQRLVHQHSARAGFLDLSGCKVADMLPSSFVPTCSTCSTAGQGLVSVRGESTTNVCRECHGKFTFKIPEVKFLFISAGSAPPPTMGPRRKMEKLGLQAGEPLPGRGTCEHYRKSYRWFRFSCCSKVHACDRCHDEAEDHVNEWANRMICGWCSREQHFSVTACSYCGRSVVGRKGKGFWEGGRGTRDQRMMSRKDPRKYKRLGPPKKETT is encoded by the coding sequence ATGATTTCTCTCCAACCGGAACAAAAGACCTCGCCAGGGGCCCGTGCACAGGCTGTGACGGAGCCCGCGCTGCGCGTCGTCTCCAGGCCGGTGCCCTCCTCGCAGGCCGAAGACCCGCGAGGCTaccagctcgagcagctgcgcCGCCGCTTCTCCCCCAAGGAGTGGGCTGAAGAATCCGGCTCGACGGTGCTCGTCTTCAAGATGGCACCGTCGGACCCCGATTTCCCCTTTGAGCTCGCATACCTTCACTGTGAGCTGCGCATCCCTGCCCGCTATCCGGACGAAAGGCCGTCGCTCCGGGTCAGGAACAGTGACATGCCGCGAGGCTTCGGCATCAACATCGAGAGGGGATGGGAGAGGCTTGCGGAAGCAAAAAAGGCCGCCACCATTCTCTCTCTTGTTCATTCCCTTGACAGGAATCTCGAAAAATATCTCTCGGAGCAAAAGGCCGAGACGGTCAAGCTGGTCACGTTCAAGGACACAAAGGACACGAGACATCTGGgaccggcgacggccaagacgacgtcggcggcgagcgagaaaGTCAAGCCGGAGTCGGCACAATCGCCGAGGCCGTACGTTCCCGAGGTCGTTTACACGAGGGAGcaggtcgccgaggccaaggcgcgGAGAGCGCAGGAAGTACGCCAACTCGAGGCGCGAATGGGCAGGGTCGCCCGCTTCTCTcgctccgccgacggcgtcgtcttcaCCATTCCGATGGAGCCGAAGCGACGAAGCGACCTTTCGCCAGGGCTCCGGTCCGTAAACAGCCTTCACCTGATCGTGCCGTTGCTGTACCCCCTCCAGGACCTCCGCGTTCAGCTGAACGAGGCGGAggctgtcgacgccgagccggtcgaggatCTCTTCGCCCAGAAGGCGGCGGAGCAGAAGCAGATGTCGCTAACGAGTCACGTGAACTACCTGGCGCAGAACCTGCACAGTCTGGAGAAGCAAGCACGAACCTTGGCAGCACAGGCTgcgaaggagaaggagaaagAGAAGGTCCCGTCGGAGACGCAGGGGTCGGCTCGAGATAGTCATGCTGCCGGCGCctcggagccggcgacggcgggtgaGAAGACGCATGTCAAGACGATCCCGCGACCGCCAGAATGGGATCGTACTGCCGACGAAGAAGtagactcgtcgtcgtcgtcgtcggaaacGGAAGAATCGGACGGCGGTGTGGCGACGGGTGCGGGTGAGGCAGACGGCTTCGCGACAAAGGGCACCAAAGCGACTACGACGCAGGAGAGAGGCACCATGATGTCGTTCCCCTCGATCGAGCTGCACGGCATCGAAGTGATTCAAGTTTCGAGCCTCGGCGTCAGCGTCAAATGCGAGCGGTGCAAGACGGTCAACGACATGACAGGCCTGAAGCCGGGCACGGAGAAGGTGTCGAGCTGCAAGAAGTGCGCCACCCAGCTGACGGCCACCTTCCACCAGCGGCTCGTGCACCAACACTCAGCAAGGGCCGGATTCCTGGACCTCTCCGGCTGCAAGGTGGCCGACATGCTGCCGAGCAGCTTCgtgccgacgtgctcgacgtgctcgacggccggccaaGGCCTCGTCTCGGTGCGGGGCGAGAGCACGACCAACGTCTGCCGCGAGTGCCACGGCAAGTTCACCTTTAAGATTCCCGAGGTCAAGTTCCTCTTCATCTCGGCGggatcggcgccgccgccgaccatggGTCCGCGGCGGAAGATGGAGAAGCTCGGCCTGCAGGCGGGCGAGCCGCTCCCGGGCCGCGGCACGTGCGAGCACTACCGCAAGTCGTACCGCTGGTTTCGCTTCTCCTGCTGCAGCAAGGTGCACGCGTGCGACCGGtgccacgacgaggccgaggaccaCGTCAACGAATGGGCCAACCGGATGATCTGCGGCTGGTGCAGCAGGGAGCAGCACTTTTCCGTCACCGCCTGCTCCTACTGCGgccgcagcgtcgtcggccggaaGGGCAAGGGCTTCTGGGAGGGAGGTCGAGGCACGCGAGACCAGCGGATGATGAGCAGAAAGGACCcgcgcaagtacaagcgGCTTGGGCCGCCGAAGAAGGAGACGACATAG